A stretch of DNA from Pirellulales bacterium:
TTGGCGAGTGAGCCGCGACGGCAGATTCCTCACAGTCGGCGCATGAAGTTCTGGCCAGCCGCGCGCCTGAGGAGTCGCCGCTATCCGAGTCGCGCGTCGCCAAGCTAGATTTGAGTGGTCCGGCAATGGACGCGTGGGCGACGTGCCGGCGCACGAATCAATTCTCCGCTCCACGGCGACTCATGAACTGCCACCAGTTGGCCGAGCGAATCGAGCGTATTCATCCCGAAGCGACCGCGCGCGACGTGGCGCGCCTCTGTCTTCTGCTTTCGAACCATCTCGACAACATGCCCGCGCTCGACTCCCAAGCGGAACTGGCACAGGCCTGGCACGATATGGGTATTCGCTTGCAGGCCGCGACGGATCAGCATGCCGCCATGACCGCGGAGCTGGAAGAACTGGCGGGCGTCGCGCCAGAGAGCTTCTCGGCGGAGCAAGTGTGGTCGCTGATTCGGGCGATCAAGGTGCAGAGCCAGGTCTTGCAGCTTTACATCGGCACGGCGGTCGCTTGAAGCGGCGCAAACCGCTATCTGGGGGCGAAGACCCGCAGGATCTCGAGGGCCACGTTCATGTAAATGAGGATGCCGAGAATATCCATGATGCCGGAGACAAAGGGATTGCTCATGATCGCCGGATCGAGGCCTAGCCGCCGGAAAATTAGCGGCAGGATGCCGCCAATCAGCGTGCCAGCCATCACCACGCCCACCACGGTTACGGGCAGTGTGAGCGCCATTCGCCAACTCGGAAACTCCAATAGCGCCAGCCCAAAGCCAATCACGGCCAGCGAACTGCCGAGCAATACGCCCGTGACCAACTCGCGGCGCACCACGCGCGCCCAGTCGAGCAGCGTGATGTCGCCGGTGGACAAGGCGGTGATGACCAGCGTGGCGGATTGGCTCCCCGAGTTGCCGCCAGTTGAGATGACCAGCGGTATGAACAGAATCAACCAAGGATAGTTCTGAATGTCGTCGGTGTAGTTCTTGAGCGCGTACATCGTCAGCGTCGCGCCGACGAAAAGCACCGACAGCCAAATGCCGCGCTTCCAGCTCAATAGCAATAGCGGCGTTTCGAGGTAACCGCGCCGCAAGGGGGCCACGGCGCCGATGCGCTGTGCGTCTTCGGCCGCCTCTTCCTGAACAACGTCGATCACGTCGTCATACGTCACGATGCCCAGCAAATGGCGTTCGTCGTCGACGACCGGAATGGCCTGAAAATCGAATCGCGAGACCGTCCGGGCGACTTCTTCTTGATCGTCCTCAGCATGCACCGTGACCAGCGCTCGCTCCATCAGTTCGCTGATCGGGGTTTCGGGCCGCGCCAACACCAGTTGCCGTAGCGACACCAGGCCCCGCAGGTGATCTTGGTCGTCGACCACGTATAAGTAGTAGATGGTTTCCGACTCCTCCGCTTGCTTGCGAACCGCGTCAATCGCCTGCGTGACCGTTAGACTTTCGCTCAAGCGAGCGAAGTCGGTAGTCATCATGGCGCCGGCGGTGCCCTCGGAGTATGCTCGCAGCCGATTGATGTCGCGGCGCTCCTCGTCGGGAACCAGTGGGAGCAGTTCCTGCACCAGTTCGGGCGCGACGGAGTTGAGGATGTCGACGCGGTCGTCTGGCGCCAAATC
This window harbors:
- the mgtE gene encoding magnesium transporter, with translation MTNTLYLPELREMLAAANSDELREFCTALHPTRAAEFMEGLSPHEAWEVLQHADPQTRAEIFHYFDRDRQVEILEQEERAKVGQLIGDLAPDDRVDILNSVAPELVQELLPLVPDEERRDINRLRAYSEGTAGAMMTTDFARLSESLTVTQAIDAVRKQAEESETIYYLYVVDDQDHLRGLVSLRQLVLARPETPISELMERALVTVHAEDDQEEVARTVSRFDFQAIPVVDDERHLLGIVTYDDVIDVVQEEAAEDAQRIGAVAPLRRGYLETPLLLLSWKRGIWLSVLFVGATLTMYALKNYTDDIQNYPWLILFIPLVISTGGNSGSQSATLVITALSTGDITLLDWARVVRRELVTGVLLGSSLAVIGFGLALLEFPSWRMALTLPVTVVGVVMAGTLIGGILPLIFRRLGLDPAIMSNPFVSGIMDILGILIYMNVALEILRVFAPR